The sequence GGCAATGGAGCGATGATTCCAGTGTAGGAAAGATTCCTATATCGTGTCAAGACCGAACCGGCTTGAGACCCCAGGGCACCTTCCCGCCGCCCGGGACCGGGCGGCAGCCCGAGGCGACCGCGTGTTACCGCGGCGCAGGCCGCCACCGGCCGATGTGGCGCACCAGGCCCCAGCGGGTGGTCTCGTCCAGGGCGTCGCCGAACCCGGGCATGCCGAACTCGGGGACGCCGTGGGTGATGATCCAGAACTGCTCCCCGGCGGTGAAGAAGCTGGCGTGGGCGGGGTCGCGGAAGTCCGCCGGCGGCGCTGCCAGCCCTGCGGCCGTGGGGCCGTCGCCCCGGCCCTCGTCCCCGTGACACAGGGCGCAGTGGCGGGCGTAGGCTTGGCTGGCAGCCTCCCCGGCTGCGGCGCCCGGGAGGACGGGCGGCTCCGCCATCGCCCGCAGCTCGGGCGGAATCCGCTCCTTGAGGGCCTGCATGGTGACCATGTGGCGCTGCCCTGCGCCGGCGGAGCCGTGGTGATGGGCTTCGTGGGCGGAGGAGGACGCGGGGCCCAGAGCCCAGACCCAGCCGGCGCAGGCCAGGCATGCCAAGGGCTTTTGCCATGCCGCTCTCGTTGTCCTTTCCATTCCGGTCTCTCCCGCTCCCGAACCGATCGTGTGCGGCA comes from Thermodesulfobacteriota bacterium and encodes:
- a CDS encoding cytochrome c — translated: MERTTRAAWQKPLACLACAGWVWALGPASSSAHEAHHHGSAGAGQRHMVTMQALKERIPPELRAMAEPPVLPGAAAGEAASQAYARHCALCHGDEGRGDGPTAAGLAAPPADFRDPAHASFFTAGEQFWIITHGVPEFGMPGFGDALDETTRWGLVRHIGRWRPAPR